A window of Desulfovibrio sp. UIB00 genomic DNA:
GAGTATGTGATCGAATTTCGCGGGCGTGGGGTCAAAACTACGCGGACGGCCTTCAAGCGTGCGCAAGAACGCGCAAAGCTGCCGTACCATGTGCGCATGTATGATATCCGCCACCTCTTCGTTACTCTGCTGCTGGACGGCGGCGCAGGCTTGGCGGCGGTTTCCCGCATGATTGGCCATAGCCGGATCGCGACAACTCAGGAATGGTATTATCATCTTTTGCCCGGCGCCATGCGTGACGCCATGGCCTTCAAGCCTGCGCCTTTGGGCTCCAGAGTGGCTGATAACGCGAGGATACACAAAAGGATACACAGGCCACCTCAGTCGACCGTGAAACGCCGTAATCCCGTTGCTCCGCCTAAAACCAAAAAAGAATGAATTATAAATATTTTAGTGTGTTACGTGTAAGCTGGTCCGCTTTGGGAGCAGGAAGTCGAAGGTTCGAATCCTTTCGCTCCGACCATATATCCAAGAAAAATGGATAGTTAGGTGAAAGCCCGACTATCCCTTTCTTGCGTTGAATGGAATCGCCAAAAGTGGCGTGTGGTAGAATTTTTCAGAAAATTACTGTAACTATATGATATATATTTAAAAATATCGCGCCACATGGCCACAACTTAAAAAATTGCATCAACGATACAAACGCTTGCGGACATGGGGGCGTTTGGTGCGCGATTTGATGTGTGGAGTGATATGTGAAGCGCTGCAGTAGTTCTAATAAGAAGGCTCTATCATGATTTATAAATCTTTTAGTTTGAGTCTAAAATGCTGCATATAATTGTTATGCATCCATTTATAAAAATGTAATGTATATGATAGTATCAGAAATTAGTTGTAATATTGAGTTTACATTTCTTCATCTGTTGATTTTTCGCCGTCGTACTGCCATATGCAGGGGCTTAATAAGCGAGCATCTATCGCTTTTAGTGCTCCATATAAAAATGACGAGTGTACAGTACGCCCGATCCGCTTGCTCACTAAAGACGCAAGAACATCAACATGTACAGGTTTTAGTACATTCATTTTCATAATATTTTTTGCTGCTTCAGTAGCCGATTCACGACGAGGTTCATTCCACTCACGTAGAAAAATATACTTGTCCTGTCCTTGTGTTACTGCAAGGCGTGGATCTAGGACATATAATCCAAAAATTTCATCAGGCGAATATTGCACCTCAACAACTAGCATGTCTCTTAGTTCTGAAATATGAATACCGGTAGTGCGTTTTTGTAATAAATCTACAAGCTCGCTAAGTAATCTTGGCTGATATTCCCTTTTTGTCGTAAAATCTCGGTCGTTTAACCCCCAAAGGGAGGTTCCAACCCTTAGCAATGGGTCTGCTCCTATCAACTGAAAATATTGAGAAACGCCACGAATTGCACAAACTCGCTGTCTGAGTTCTACAGTTGACAGCGGTCGACCTGCAGCACGAATAACGGTGAGGGCTGTTTCTCGTACTTCTAGGCGGTTAGCTTCAGATAAGGCTCCAGGAATCGCCCATACCATGCGGCCAAGATTGCGCAAATTGCCACGCCTCTTTAGAGCAAAATCGAGGTGAAATTTGTCAACAGGAGTTGGGGTATCGTGAAGAAGTTCTATAAGCTCATCGCAGTGCCATTGTCTTTCCATATCATTGTCAAAAACCAAACTTTCTGCATCGCTAGCAAGAGAATCTAGTTCTTCCTCCTCTATTTTTAAATGCTTGGGTAATCCATATGTACCTCGACCAAAAAGGATGCCAATATTACTGGCTGCTTGAAGGGCTCGGCGTTGGTCAATTGGCTTGTTTGAAAGATTGGAGGCAAGATCTGCAATTTGGCTATAGTGCAACGGGGTTGGGCTTTCATCAAGAACAGAAAACACCGCGGTCTCAGTACCACGCCCTTGCATTTGAAGAACTCTTATTCCATCTTTTTCAGAAAAGGCACAGTGTGCTGAAGTCTTTTTCCATAAAATATTAGAGAACTCTAAAGCAGTTGCAGGAACGAGCGCAGTTATTATAGTTTTGCAAAATTCTTCAGACCATTGTTGATCTACTCCGGATATTAACAGTTGAACGGCTTCTTTTTGTAGGGCACCCCACTTGCCAGACGACATAAAGGAAAAATATTCAATGCCATCTATTGAAATAAGGGAAATACATCCATCTGTTATGCTATTTAAAAGATATCTGATGACTTCAGGGTAGTCGCCGATTCCTTCAAACCATGGGTCAACAGCCTCCACACCCAGTAGAGGGAGAGGGTAATCACGACCATTTAGCAGTTTGTGGAGTTTGCTACTCAACAAGTCGTCCCATGTCTCAACTGCTAGCAGGCGTCTTAGCGCTTTTGCTTCGATCTGACGGATGCGTTCTCGTGTAACTCCATATGAGTTGCCGATCTCAGCGAGTGTTTGAGGTGAACAATTTAATCCCATCCTCCGTTTAAGTACGTCCGCCTGCTGAGTAGGGAGGGAAGACAGTGTCCTCTGAAGTGCAGAAAGTAAGGAAGTATCTTCAAGAAAAGTTTGAATACCGTTGCTGATCTCAACAAGTGGGCCACGCTTTAGCGCCAAAAGCAAAGCGTCCATGAGCTTCCTTACAGAAGTCCAGCCAAAATTGGAAAAATTTAGCAAGTGATTAAGCGTTAACTTTTGTAAATCAGAGATAGAGGTAATATTATTTTTTTGAAATACATTTAAAATTTTGTCTGATACGTCTAATGATTGGATTGTCTGTTCTATCAACCAAGGAGGAGCGCTGTTGGAGAAAAGGCATGGATCATTTTTCGTGTCACCAATCAAGTATGTTAACCGAAATTCACCTAGTAATTTTCGCAGGCTATGTTCAAGAATATGCTCATGCTCCATATATGATGGGTCGTCAGTTATCCCAGCTTCGAGCAATGGGCCTACATAACAAACATTGGAGTCTACAAACGCCTGTAGCCATTTTTCCTTAAAGTACTGACTCGGTTGAGCAGATCCTAAGCCAGTAACTTCATCAATCCTGTATCCCCGCCCTTTAGTCGCCAAAAAGATAGGGGTATCTCCAATATTATCGACCGGGTTTGAACTTGCTTCAAAGCCATGCGGAAGTGCAGAAAGTAAGGAAGTATCTTCAAGAAAAGTTTGAATACCGTTGCTGATCTCAACAAGTGGGCCACGCTTTAGCGCCAAAAGCAAAGCGTCCATGAGCTTCCTTACAGAAGTCCAGCCAAAATTGGAAAAATTTAGCAAGTGATTAAGCGTTAACTTTTGTAAATCAGAGATAGAGGTAATATTATTTTTTTGAAATACATTTAAAATTCTAACAGTTAGGTTCAATGAGTGGATTGTCTGTTCTATCAACCAAGGAGGAGCGCTGTTGGAGAAAAGGCATGGATCATTTTTCGTGTCACCAATCAAGTATGTTAACCGAAATTCACCTAGTAATTTTCGCAGGCTATGTTCAAGAATATGCTCATGCTCCATATATGATGGGTCGTCAGTTATCCCAGCTTCGAGCAATGGGCCTACATAACAAACATTGGAGTCTACAAACGCCTGTAGCCATTTTTCCTTAAAGTACTGACTCGGTTGAGCAGATCCTAAGCCAGTAACTTCATCAATCCTGTATCCCCACCCTTTAGTCGCCAAAAAGATAGGGGTATCTCCAATATTATCGACCGGGTTTGAACTTGCTTCAAAGCCATGCGGAAGTGCATATTTTGCAGATCCGGTGAGCAAAACATGACCAGGAAATCTTTGTGCACAGCAGTCAAATGTATTTGATGGTGAGCGGAAAAATCCTACATGGACTATAGCAGTTGTCTCTCCGTCACTCTGCTGCTCCCACGAGTTTAGAAGAGGTTCAAGGTCTCGGTGTACTTCTACATCCCATATTCCAGTTGCATGGCGCAGCATCAAAAAAGCCCGAAGAGGAGTTGCCATATTAACTTGCCTTGTTTTCAACTTGCTCCAAGAGCGCAACAAAATCGATATCTTTCGTCTGGGCTTGAGCATAAAGTTCATTAACCCCCCATTCTGCTAAACGCTCAATTAGCCTGTATGGGGTGGTTTCTCTGAGGTCA
This region includes:
- a CDS encoding DNA-directed RNA polymerase subunit alpha C-terminal domain-containing protein; the encoded protein is MNFMLKPRRKISILLRSWSKLKTRQVNMATPLRAFLMLRHATGIWDVEVHRDLEPLLNSWEQQSDGETTAIVHVGFFRSPSNTFDCCAQRFPGHVLLTGSAKYALPHGFEASSNPVDNIGDTPIFLATKGWGYRIDEVTGLGSAQPSQYFKEKWLQAFVDSNVCYVGPLLEAGITDDPSYMEHEHILEHSLRKLLGEFRLTYLIGDTKNDPCLFSNSAPPWLIEQTIHSLNLTVRILNVFQKNNITSISDLQKLTLNHLLNFSNFGWTSVRKLMDALLLALKRGPLVEISNGIQTFLEDTSLLSALPHGFEASSNPVDNIGDTPIFLATKGRGYRIDEVTGLGSAQPSQYFKEKWLQAFVDSNVCYVGPLLEAGITDDPSYMEHEHILEHSLRKLLGEFRLTYLIGDTKNDPCLFSNSAPPWLIEQTIQSLDVSDKILNVFQKNNITSISDLQKLTLNHLLNFSNFGWTSVRKLMDALLLALKRGPLVEISNGIQTFLEDTSLLSALQRTLSSLPTQQADVLKRRMGLNCSPQTLAEIGNSYGVTRERIRQIEAKALRRLLAVETWDDLLSSKLHKLLNGRDYPLPLLGVEAVDPWFEGIGDYPEVIRYLLNSITDGCISLISIDGIEYFSFMSSGKWGALQKEAVQLLISGVDQQWSEEFCKTIITALVPATALEFSNILWKKTSAHCAFSEKDGIRVLQMQGRGTETAVFSVLDESPTPLHYSQIADLASNLSNKPIDQRRALQAASNIGILFGRGTYGLPKHLKIEEEELDSLASDAESLVFDNDMERQWHCDELIELLHDTPTPVDKFHLDFALKRRGNLRNLGRMVWAIPGALSEANRLEVRETALTVIRAAGRPLSTVELRQRVCAIRGVSQYFQLIGADPLLRVGTSLWGLNDRDFTTKREYQPRLLSELVDLLQKRTTGIHISELRDMLVVEVQYSPDEIFGLYVLDPRLAVTQGQDKYIFLREWNEPRRESATEAAKNIMKMNVLKPVHVDVLASLVSKRIGRTVHSSFLYGALKAIDARLLSPCIWQYDGEKSTDEEM